The Nomia melanderi isolate GNS246 chromosome 7, iyNomMela1, whole genome shotgun sequence genome includes a window with the following:
- the Nelf-E gene encoding negative elongation factor E, producing the protein MQNMVYLHFPSNLTEEELMLQAKYNKLKRKKKALQDLKAPKQEIERVPQAPKRPTEARDAREVAKKLIKSGVITAPKTPKRPEQSFKRPRGLVRKLNSTEKTVSSYQPFSATQMEEEETEAVRPRVKDLYDSFVSAQDTEDRTSGDAQSPLKQETKPRAGNTIFVCGYKISEDFLKKHFQTFGNIINISMEAEKNRGFVTFEKSEAAERAISEMDGSMVSSIQLKVSLARRQPIIEPMNDVTSSSMWSPIAANYSQKSAHKDRRDLKVYEEDLFM; encoded by the exons ATGCAAAATATGGTATACTTACACTTTCCGTCAAATTTAACGGAGGAGGAGTTAATGTTACAAGCAAAGTACAATAAACTTAAAAGAAAG aaaaaagCATTGCAAGATTTGAAAGCACCAAAACAAGAAATTGAACGTGTACCACAAGCCCCAAAACGACCAACGGAAGCAAGAGATGCCAGGGAAGTTGCTAAAAAGTTAATAAAGTCTGGAGTAATCACAGCTCCAAAGACTCCTAAAAGACCAGAGCAATCATTTAAAAGACCACGTGGTTTagtcagaaaattaaatagtaCAGAAAAGACAGTTAGTTCCTATCAACCATTCTCAGCAACTCAAATGGAAGAAGAGGAAACAGAAGCTGTACGACCAAGAGTTAAAGATTTGTATGATAGTTTTGTGAGTGCACAGGATACAGAGGATCGTACAAGTGGTGATGCACAATCACCATTGAAACAAGAAACAAAACCACGCGCTGGGAACACAATATTTGTTTGCGGCTATAAAATATCAGAGGATTTTTtgaagaaacattttcaaacatttggaaatataatcaatatttcaatggaaGCAGAGAAAAA TAGAGGATttgttacatttgaaaaatcagAAGCAGCAGAGAGGGCAATTAGTGAAATGGATGGTAGTATGGTATCCTCTATTCAGTTAAAAGTATCTTTAGCACGAAGACAACCTATAATAGAACCTATGAATGATGTTACATCCAGCTCAATGTGGTCACCTATCGCAGCCAATTACTCGCAAAAGAGTGCGCACAAAGATAGGAGAGACTTAAAAGTGTATGAGGAAGATCTTTTtatgtga